A region of Leifsonia xyli DNA encodes the following proteins:
- a CDS encoding glucohydrolase — translation MNDKWWQSAVVYQVYPRSFADSDGDGIGDLRGVIEHLDYLKTLGVDVVWLSPIYASPHDDNGYDISDYRAIDPLFGTFEDFDELLDGLHARGMKLVMDLVVNHTSDEHPWFIESASSTDNPKRDWYWWRPARAGHQPGEHGAEPNNWGSFFSGPAWQLDPQTGEYYLHLFSRKQPDLNWENPEVREAVYDMMNWWLDRGVDGFRMDVINFISKVTDLPDGEVPEGALYGNAYPYFGQGPRIHEFLHEMHQRVFLGRGDRYLTVGEMPGVDVEQARRFTDPANGELDMVFQFEHVDLDHGPGGKWDHRPASVLDLKRNLSKWQEGLAEVGWNSLYWNNHDQPRVVSRFGDDGEHRVVSAKALGTVLHLMRGTPYVYQGEELGMTNVPFASIDDFRDIESLNHYAEAVDILGAPSEVVLAALRRTSRDNARTPMQWTAGPNAGFTTGTPWIAANPNAREINAEAEVADDDSVFAHYRALIDLRHRSEVVARGDYTLVLPEHPQIFAYTRMLGDEALLVLANLTGDEATFDPAELPGWSDAEPVLSNLDGSAAARGVLRPWEAVVLARG, via the coding sequence GTGAACGACAAGTGGTGGCAGTCGGCGGTCGTCTATCAGGTCTACCCGCGGAGCTTCGCCGACAGCGACGGCGACGGCATCGGCGACCTGCGCGGCGTGATCGAGCACCTCGACTACCTCAAGACGCTCGGCGTCGATGTGGTCTGGCTGTCCCCGATCTACGCCTCGCCGCATGACGACAACGGCTACGACATCAGCGACTACCGCGCGATCGACCCGCTGTTCGGCACCTTCGAGGACTTCGACGAACTGCTCGACGGCCTGCACGCGCGCGGGATGAAGCTCGTCATGGACCTCGTGGTCAACCACACCTCCGATGAGCACCCGTGGTTCATCGAGTCGGCATCCTCGACCGACAACCCCAAGCGCGACTGGTACTGGTGGCGCCCGGCGCGGGCCGGCCACCAGCCCGGCGAGCACGGCGCCGAGCCGAACAACTGGGGCTCCTTCTTCTCCGGTCCCGCCTGGCAGCTCGACCCGCAGACCGGCGAGTACTACCTCCACCTGTTCTCCCGGAAGCAGCCCGACCTCAACTGGGAGAACCCGGAGGTGCGCGAGGCCGTCTACGACATGATGAACTGGTGGCTCGACCGTGGGGTCGACGGGTTCCGGATGGACGTCATCAACTTCATCTCGAAGGTGACCGACCTGCCCGACGGCGAGGTGCCCGAGGGCGCGCTGTACGGGAACGCGTACCCGTACTTCGGTCAGGGGCCGCGCATCCACGAGTTCCTGCACGAGATGCACCAGCGGGTGTTCCTCGGCCGCGGCGACCGCTACCTCACGGTCGGCGAGATGCCGGGCGTCGACGTCGAGCAGGCGCGGCGCTTCACCGACCCGGCGAACGGCGAGCTGGACATGGTGTTCCAGTTCGAGCACGTCGACCTCGACCACGGCCCCGGCGGCAAGTGGGACCACCGTCCCGCCTCGGTACTGGACCTGAAGCGCAACCTGTCGAAGTGGCAGGAGGGTCTCGCGGAGGTGGGCTGGAACAGCCTGTACTGGAACAACCACGACCAGCCGCGGGTCGTCAGCCGGTTCGGCGACGACGGCGAGCACCGGGTGGTGTCCGCCAAGGCGCTCGGGACGGTCCTGCACCTGATGCGCGGCACGCCCTACGTCTACCAGGGCGAGGAGCTCGGGATGACGAACGTGCCGTTCGCGTCCATCGACGACTTCCGCGACATCGAGTCGCTCAACCACTACGCCGAAGCGGTCGACATCCTGGGCGCCCCCTCGGAGGTCGTGCTGGCGGCCCTGCGGCGGACCAGCCGCGACAACGCCCGTACGCCGATGCAGTGGACCGCCGGCCCGAACGCCGGGTTCACGACCGGGACGCCGTGGATCGCGGCCAACCCGAACGCGAGAGAGATCAACGCCGAGGCGGAGGTCGCCGACGACGACTCCGTGTTCGCGCACTACCGCGCCCTGATCGACCTGCGGCACCGGTCGGAGGTCGTGGCGCGCGGCGACTACACGCTGGTGCTGCCGGAGCATCCGCAGATCTTCGCGTACACCCGGATGCTCGGTGACGAGGCGTTGCTCGTGCTCGCGAACCTGACCGGCGACGAGGCGACGTTCGACCCCGCAGAGCTGCCCGGATGGTCGGACGCGGAGCCCGTGCTCTCGAACCTCGACGGCTCGGCCGCCGCCCGTGGCGTGCTGCGGCCCTGGGAGGCGGTCGTCCTCGCGCGAGGCTGA
- a CDS encoding transcriptional regulator → MGPSTVEGTPVHAGPGTPGGILDLVRSGRSRSRADIARSTGLSPSTVSQRVDALIAAGYLREAGAGVSHGGRRPRALEVDASTGVVCAADLGSHHATFGLIDLGGRLLASRNEPMDIGTGPGAVLGWIAEIAAELTAEHAQPGQTLRGFGIGLPGPVDSTSGRMVSPSRMPGWNGVDVAAELTRITGLPAAADNDANLMALGEYDTLAAGGAEVGELVFVKAGSSIGCGIIAFGGVYHGFHGMAGDISHVTVPGAPAVLCSCGRIGCLDAVAGGAAIVQALRSSGVDVADTREVLALARDAHPRATQELREAGLRTGGVLATIMNFFNPQRLVLGGILGEAEAFVAGVRSAIYSDCLPMITDQLDIAVSAAKENAGIRGAGRLILDALFDPSRVDLVVR, encoded by the coding sequence ATGGGGCCGAGCACGGTCGAAGGGACGCCGGTCCACGCCGGTCCCGGTACACCCGGTGGCATCCTCGACCTCGTGCGCTCCGGCCGCTCCCGGTCGCGCGCCGACATTGCGCGCAGCACCGGCCTCTCGCCCTCGACCGTCTCGCAGCGGGTGGACGCTCTGATCGCGGCGGGCTATCTCCGCGAGGCCGGCGCGGGCGTCTCGCACGGCGGACGCCGCCCGCGGGCCCTCGAAGTGGATGCGTCCACGGGTGTCGTCTGCGCCGCAGACCTCGGTTCGCACCACGCCACGTTCGGACTCATCGACCTCGGCGGCCGCCTCCTCGCCTCCCGGAACGAGCCGATGGACATCGGCACCGGCCCCGGCGCCGTGCTCGGCTGGATCGCCGAGATCGCCGCCGAGCTGACGGCCGAGCACGCGCAGCCCGGACAGACACTCCGCGGCTTCGGGATCGGCTTGCCCGGCCCGGTCGACTCGACCTCCGGCCGCATGGTGTCACCCTCGCGCATGCCTGGATGGAACGGGGTCGACGTCGCCGCCGAGCTCACCCGGATCACCGGCCTCCCGGCCGCCGCGGACAACGACGCCAACCTGATGGCCCTGGGGGAGTACGACACCCTCGCGGCAGGGGGCGCGGAGGTCGGCGAGCTGGTGTTCGTCAAGGCGGGGTCGAGCATCGGCTGCGGCATCATCGCCTTCGGCGGCGTCTATCACGGCTTCCATGGCATGGCCGGCGACATCAGCCACGTCACGGTCCCCGGCGCGCCTGCCGTCCTCTGCTCCTGCGGGCGGATCGGCTGCCTGGACGCGGTCGCCGGGGGCGCCGCGATCGTGCAGGCCCTGCGGTCCTCCGGCGTCGACGTCGCCGACACGCGCGAGGTGCTGGCGCTGGCCCGCGACGCGCATCCCCGTGCGACGCAGGAGCTGCGGGAGGCGGGTCTCCGCACCGGCGGCGTGCTGGCGACGATCATGAACTTCTTCAACCCGCAGCGGCTCGTGCTCGGCGGCATCCTGGGCGAGGCGGAGGCGTTCGTCGCCGGTGTGCGGTCGGCGATCTACTCCGACTGCCTGCCGATGATCACCGACCAGCTCGACATCGCGGTGAGCGCGGCGAAGGAGAACGCGGGCATCCGCGGCGCCGGTCGGCTCATCCTCGACGCCCTGTTCGACCCGTCGCGCGTCGACCTCGTCGTGCGATGA